GATAACTATCATATGGGTTGAGGAGAAGATGATGAAGAGAAGAAAGAATACCAACGGAATCCCCCAAAAAGCGGCAAGGAGGAGTAAACCGGAGAAGCGATAAAAGAAGTCCAGGAAACGAAGAAGAATTCTTGTGGAAAGAACAGCAAGAATTCAGCCGGTCGAGAAGATGGTGGAGAAGGTATACGGCGCGATTCAATTGGGGGATCCGAGACGAAAGCGCCGTTTACTGCAAGTCGCCATCGAATGCGTGAAACATCCGGGAGCGAGTTTTGGACAAATCTACGGGAAAGGAAAGGAGATCAAAGGGGCGTACCGGTTGATCGAGAACAAACAGGTGAAGAGTTCGGATTTGTTGCAGCCGTTGGAGAGAGCGGGAGGCGAAGCCTGCGCCGGTCGAGAAAAGATTTACGCCGTGCAGGACACGACGGAATTGGATTTCAGCCATCGGGAGGCGATAGCCGGATTGGGGCCAATCCATACCAGCAAGAATCCCGGCCAAGGGATGTTTTTGCACAGCACGCTCGCCGTGGATGAAGAGGGAACGCCGCTGGGCTTTTTGGGACTGCAAACGTGGACGCGCGATGCGGCGGAGATGGGAAAGCGAGAGAAGCGGCGGAAGAGGCCCATCGAAGAGAAAGAGAGCCATAAGTGGCTGGAAGGGATGGAGGGAGCGCAACGAATCTTGGAGAGCCTCCCCCGCGAAGACCGCCCTCCCTATGTCATCCATGTCATGGACCGGGAAGGCGATATCTTCGAAGTGTTCGAGAGCGCCTATCGGTTAGGGTGCGGGGTAGTGGTGCGCGCCGCCTGGGACCGGAACGTGGAGGGGGAAGAGAAGCATTTGTGGGAGGCCATGAAAAGCCGTCCGGCGGGGGGAGAATGGACCCTGCCGATTGCCGCCAAACCCGGGCAGGCGGCGCGAACGGCGCGCGTGGAAATTCGTTGGGGCCGGGTCATCTTGAAACCGCCCCGACCCCGAAGCCAAGGGAAAGCGCCCATCGCCGTCTACGCCGTGTGGGTAATCGAACCGAATCCGCCGAAAGGGGCGACGCCGGTGGAATGGATGCTGCTGACCACGGAACCAGCGGCGCATCTGGAAGAAGCGATGGAGATCGTCGAGATTTATCGGCGC
This genomic window from Candidatus Omnitrophota bacterium contains:
- a CDS encoding IS4 family transposase, whose amino-acid sequence is MERTARIQPVEKMVEKVYGAIQLGDPRRKRRLLQVAIECVKHPGASFGQIYGKGKEIKGAYRLIENKQVKSSDLLQPLERAGGEACAGREKIYAVQDTTELDFSHREAIAGLGPIHTSKNPGQGMFLHSTLAVDEEGTPLGFLGLQTWTRDAAEMGKREKRRKRPIEEKESHKWLEGMEGAQRILESLPREDRPPYVIHVMDREGDIFEVFESAYRLGCGVVVRAAWDRNVEGEEKHLWEAMKSRPAGGEWTLPIAAKPGQAARTARVEIRWGRVILKPPRPRSQGKAPIAVYAVWVIEPNPPKGATPVEWMLLTTEPAAHLEEAMEIVEIYRRRWRVEDLHLILKSGCRIEKGQYNSREAIEKVLALYLLSALRILILRYLAETQPESAADLVLNEVEQKSLRIYVRHQFGQEIVEKMTVYLVRYWIGRIGGHLGRKRDGQPGVRTLWRGWRDFELIVSMYIALTPL